The DNA segment GCAGGCCAGCTCCTCTACACCCTGGACACACAGGCGATCGAGTCCCAGGGGGGCACGGCCTCAGTGGATGACGGCCGCCTCTACCTGATGGCCGTGGTGGAGGCCGAGGTGGCGCACGCGGTGACGGCGGACCTGGCCGCGGCCTACGGCCCTGAGTCCGGCGCGGTGTACGGCCTTGCCTCGCTGCGCCGCGAGGTCGCCCCCGGCACGCACCTGGAGCTGAGCGCCAGCACGGCGCTGGCCGGGGGTGGGGACGACCCGCTGCTCGATGCCCCTCCGGGGACCGTCAGGGCGAGCCTGCGCATGGAGTTCTGAAGCATCCGGTCCGGCCGGCAGGCGCCGGCCCGAGCTCGGCTGCTGGCGCTCAGAGTGATCCGGCGGGTACGGTGTCGCCATACCGCGTTCGGGCCGTCCGGAGGTTCACGTGCGGCGGGAAGCCCTCCCGGGCCCTGCCTTCGCTTCTTCTCCCGCCCCGCCCACGAGCTGGGCGAGCCGGCGCACCTCCCCGCGGCCGAACATCTCCGTCGCTTCGTCCAGCAGGCCCGCGTCGAGCAGGCGCTTCCAAACCTCGAGGGCCTCCGCGTGCCGCCCCCGGTCGTTGAGCCACCCCGCCCACCGCACCAGGACGAGGCCTTCGACTTCCGGATCCGCATCGTCGGAGTCGAGCCGCCGCCACGCTTCCTCCGCCTGGGGCTGGAGGATGGCCTCGCATGCGGGCCAGAGTGGTCTACCCCCTGACGCCGCTGCCACGTCACGGGGATCGTTCGCCCAGGCACGCGGTCACGGGTGTCTGGCACGCTTCGTCCCGTTCAGGGCTTCCGGCCGGGATCTGGGGCGTGCAATCACGATGACTCCGTGGTAGACTGGGCGTGCAGGCCGAAACGGCCCCAAGCGCCGGCACGGTCCGGAAGCCACCGGGAGGGCGTGTCCTTGCCAGGCCGCGAGCGCCGCCAGACTCCCACACGAGCGTCGGACGCCCCTGAAGCGTGGGCGCCGTACGTCGCGGGATGGAGAGCCCGAGCTCTTGCCGAGAGGCAGCAGCGGGAGGCATTCACTGACCGCGCTCGGCGGGAAGCCCTTCGCCTCGCCCAGATTCTCTGCAGTGAATTCGGCGCCACGAGGGTCTACCTTTTCGGCTCCCTGGCCCGGGGCTGGGCACGGTTGACCTCGGACATCGACCTGGCCGTGGAAGGACTCGCCGCCGACCTGTACCTCCAGGCGTGCGCCCGGATCGAGGCAGAGACGGACCTGCCCGTCGATCTCGTCGACCTGAGGGAGGCACCTCCTTCCCTCGTTCGGCGAGTTCACGAGGAAGGAGAGGTTCTCCTTGAGCGATCTCCCTCCCGCTGAACCCCAAGCAGCCCTGCGTCTGCGTTCATTCCTGGGCGCCCTCCGCGATCCTCCCTCCGGTCCCGATTGGGCGAAGAGCTGACGGCCTTCGACACCTTCGTGCAGCACCTCATCGCTGACCTGGAGAACCCGGACCTCGAGACCCGCGATCAGGACTGATTGTGG comes from the Limnochorda pilosa genome and includes:
- a CDS encoding nucleotidyltransferase family protein, with the translated sequence MPGRERRQTPTRASDAPEAWAPYVAGWRARALAERQQREAFTDRARREALRLAQILCSEFGATRVYLFGSLARGWARLTSDIDLAVEGLAADLYLQACARIEAETDLPVDLVDLREAPPSLVRRVHEEGEVLLERSPSR